One window from the genome of Anopheles merus strain MAF chromosome 3R, AmerM5.1, whole genome shotgun sequence encodes:
- the LOC121597198 gene encoding LOW QUALITY PROTEIN: ras-related and estrogen-regulated growth inhibitor-like protein (The sequence of the model RefSeq protein was modified relative to this genomic sequence to represent the inferred CDS: inserted 1 base in 1 codon), producing MKTEEKTNVPXVRIAVLGNVNVGKSALTVRYLTRRFIGEYSSNTDLLYKQTVTLDSGVLDVEIVDISAENDNGFPVEQIQWADACLIVYSITDRASYEYAQRSLAELRQLQNAPSAYLVGNKADLDHLREVQETEGASLAASHAIGFCEVSVADNTPALYKAFERLLVESRARPVKPRKFSVSKMFGTLIGNNGTRQPPVSQGTVVPCHKGELHKSRVMKRRQAFTATASL from the exons ATGAAAACGGAGGAGAAAACAAATGTAC GGGTACGGATAGCGGTGCTCGGAAAtgtcaatgtcggaaaatctg CCCTCACCGTACGCTACCTGACCCGACGGTTCATCGGCGAGTACAGCTCCAACACGGACCTGCTCTACAAGCAAACCGTCACGCTCGACAGCGGCGTGCTGGATGTGGAGATAGTGGACATCTCGGCGGAAAACGACAACGGCTTCCCGGTGGAGCAGATCCAGTGGGCCGACGCCTGCCTGATCGTGTACAGCATCACCGACCGGGCCAGCTACGAGTACGCCCAGCGGTCACTGGCCGAGCTGCGGCAGCTGCAGAACGCTCCGTCCGCCTACCTGGTCGGCAACAAGGCCGATCTGGATCACCTGCGTGAG GTACAGGAAACGGAAGGCGCATCGCTGGCCGCGTCGCACGCGATCGGCTTCTGCGAGGTGTCGGTGGCGGACAACACGCCCGCCCTCTACAAAGCGTTCGAACGGTTGCTGGTGGAATCACGGGCCCGCCCGGTCAAGCCGCGCAAGTTCTCCGTCAGCAAAATGTTTG GAACGCTGATCGGtaacaacggcacacggcaacCGCCAGTCAGCCAGGGTACGGTCGTGCCGTGCCACAAAGGCGAGCTGCACAAGTCGCGCGTAATGAAGCGACGCCAGGCCTTCACAGCGACTGCCTCCCTATGA
- the LOC121597220 gene encoding phospholipase A2 group XV-like gives MNQRYLFVLCAVLLGCCAPSSGVFFNHGGTYLGSLKHLFRKYSHIREPERHLSPVVFVPGDGGSQMDAIIDKPNKVSILCQKHTTTFFNLWLNKELLLPLVIDCWIDNIRLEYDNVTRTTCNSPGVTTRVPGFGQSETVEWIDPSHASVGAYFVNIANALVSNGYVRDKSIVGAPYDFRKGPTENKEYFLQLKFLVEQTYTINHDTPVTFIVHSMGAPMTLHFLQLQTAQWKAKYIKRVISLAGAWAGSVKALKVYAIGDDLGAFALSGKVMRAEQITNPSLAWLLPSPLFWKPNEVLARTQSRVYTMAQMEEFFEDLEYPNGWEMRKDSLPYTLNFTAPGVELHCLYGSKINTVESLDYQKSYDLSGTPVLKMGNGDGTVNSRSLEACLQWTTQQKQTIVAKEFPGADHMSILADVNVIDNIVKLLLSDVAN, from the exons ATGAACCAACGCTACCTGTTCGTGCTTTGTGCGGTACTGCTTGGCTGCTGTGCACCGTCCTCGGGAGTGTTCTTCAACCACGGTGGCACCTATTTGGGATCGCTCAAGCACCTCTTCAGGAAGTACTCTCATATACGCGAGCCGGAACGCCACCTATCGCCAGTTGTTTTCG TACCCGGCGATGGCGGTAGCCAGATGGATGCAATCATCGACAAACCGAACAAGGTTTCGATCCTGTGCCAGAAACACACCACCACGTTCTTTAACCTTTGGCTGAACAAGGAACTGCTGCTTCCCCTAGTGATCGACTGCTGGATCGACAACATTCGCCTCGAGTACGACAATGTAACGCGCACCACGTGCAACTCGCCCGGCGTTACGACGCGCGTGCCAGGCTTCGGTCAGTCGGAAACGGTCGAATGGATCGATCCGTCGCACGCGTCGGTCGGTGCGTACTTTGTCAACATCGCCAATGCGCTCGTTTCGAACGGGTACGTGCGGGACAAATCGATCGTTGGCGCACCGTACGACTTTCGCAAGGGACCGA CCGAAAATAAAGAGTATTTCCTGCAGCTAAAGTTTTTGGTCGAGCAGACGTACACCATTAACCACGACACACCGGTCACCTTTATCGTGCACAGCATGGGCGCCCCTATGACACTGCACTTCCTGCAGCTACAAACGGCCCAGTGGAAGGCAAAGTACATAAAGCGCGTCATTTCGCTTGCCGGTGCTTGGGCGGGCAGCGTGAAAGCCTTGAAGGTGTACGCAATCGGTGACGATCTCGGTGCGTTTGCGCTGAGCGGTAAGGTGATGCGTGCCGAGCAGATCACCAACCCGTCGCTGGCCTGGCTGCTCCCATCGCCACTGTTCTGGAAGCCGAACGAGGTGCTCGCACGGACCCAGTCGCGCGTATACACGATGGCACAGATGGAAGAGTTTTTCGAGGATCTGGAGTACCCGAACGGGTGGGAAATGCGCAAAGATTCCCTGCCGTACACGCTTAACTTTACCGCACCCGGTGTGGAGCTGCACTGTCTGTACGGTAGCAAAATCAACACTGTTGAATC CTTGGATTATCAGAAATCGTACGATCTGAGCGGCACACCAGTCCTAAAGATGGGCAATGGCGACGGTACGGTAAATTCTCGTTCGCTAGAAGCTTGCCTGCAGTGGACAACGCAACAGAAGCAAACGATCGTTGCCAAAGAGTTCCCAGGGGCCGATCACATGAGCATTCTGGCGGATGTGAACGTTATCGATAACATCGTGAAGCTGCTCCTGTCGGACGTTGCTAACTGA